The following are from one region of the Gammaproteobacteria bacterium genome:
- a CDS encoding exported hypothetical protein (Evidence 5 : Unknown function) produces MSKKYAKKIVLASMAAVPLVLSAAVIDSSSSETTVGTPGLRVGDPNCNEVKGGATVTVGGAWSGMPGPGATSATGQAVPNMMNNNQSISAAGGTVGQGIASGGGSGMWTGGSGSSPWGGMPGTGGGMTGQVQASETGTATMSTSGGGSGDFSMKMSGQGMGNPNMGMGGPGVGIGGPGMGMGSPGMGYGPIGRGNTSGEKTIQDQSSEKPDSSDTVSGMGGPGMGMGGPGMGMGGPGMGMGGPGMGTGAPGMGMGGPGMGMGGPGMGMGGPGMGMGGPGMGYGPLGGGNASGGKTGQDQSSERTDTSNAMPGVGSGPRMEVPGMGMGGPGMSYGPWSPPGMVPPGSIENRLEKIEQRLDNLIQHLQQNVPQKQ; encoded by the coding sequence ATGAGCAAGAAGTACGCAAAGAAAATAGTCTTAGCGTCGATGGCTGCTGTGCCCCTCGTCCTATCCGCTGCGGTTATCGACTCGTCTTCGTCAGAGACGACGGTCGGAACACCGGGGCTGCGCGTGGGTGATCCAAACTGTAACGAAGTTAAAGGTGGAGCCACGGTTACCGTAGGTGGGGCCTGGAGCGGAATGCCTGGCCCAGGGGCTACGTCGGCAACAGGACAAGCAGTGCCGAACATGATGAATAATAACCAGTCGATATCTGCCGCAGGCGGCACGGTGGGACAAGGCATTGCATCGGGAGGAGGCTCAGGAATGTGGACGGGAGGGTCGGGTAGCAGCCCCTGGGGAGGGATGCCCGGCACAGGAGGGGGAATGACGGGACAAGTTCAAGCCTCTGAAACAGGCACTGCCACGATGTCTACCTCCGGTGGAGGAAGTGGTGATTTCAGTATGAAGATGTCTGGTCAAGGTATGGGCAACCCCAACATGGGTATGGGTGGTCCCGGCGTGGGTATAGGTGGTCCTGGTATGGGCATGGGCAGCCCTGGTATGGGGTATGGTCCGATTGGTCGCGGAAACACCTCTGGCGAGAAAACGATCCAAGACCAATCCAGTGAAAAACCAGATAGTTCTGATACGGTTTCAGGTATGGGTGGCCCTGGCATGGGTATGGGTGGCCCTGGCATGGGTATGGGTGGCCCTGGCATGGGTATGGGTGGCCCTGGCATGGGTACGGGTGCCCCCGGTATGGGCATGGGTGGCCCTGGCATGGGTATGGGTGGCCCCGGTATGGGCATGGGTGGTCCCGGTATGGGCATGGGCGGTCCTGGTATGGGTTATGGTCCGCTTGGTGGTGGAAATGCCTCTGGTGGAAAAACGGGCCAAGATCAATCCAGTGAAAGAACTGATACCTCCAATGCGATGCCAGGAGTAGGTTCCGGTCCGAGAATGGAGGTCCCTGGTATGGGGATGGGTGGCCCTGGTATGAGTTATGGCCCATGGAGCCCACCAGGTATGGTACCTCCTGGTTCTATTGAGAATCGTTTAGAAAAAATCGAACAACGGTTGGATAATTTGATCCAACACCTCCAACAAAACGTTCCCCAAAAACAATAG
- a CDS encoding hypothetical protein (Evidence 5 : Unknown function), with product MATRLFFIIVAVLMGAGYFSDQSVDTEIGIDTSVEKVWKLLIGFDHYGKWNPFVIKLDGTAAVGNRLAVIPIICRNVLYPLY from the coding sequence ATGGCAACTAGATTATTCTTTATTATAGTGGCGGTATTGATGGGGGCTGGTTATTTTTCTGATCAATCCGTTGATACCGAAATTGGAATTGATACGTCCGTCGAAAAAGTATGGAAGCTTTTGATTGGTTTTGATCATTACGGAAAATGGAATCCTTTCGTCATCAAACTAGACGGTACCGCAGCGGTAGGAAATCGACTGGCTGTTATACCAATTATATGCAGAAATGTTCTTTATCCGTTATATTGA
- the ycaR gene encoding UPF0434 family protein YcaR has product MGFYFFLLEKESMDKRLLDILVCPICKGPLLYRREVRELICKADRLAYPIRDDIPVMLEDQARRLGEEEDV; this is encoded by the coding sequence ATGGGCTTTTACTTTTTCCTACTTGAGAAAGAATCCATGGACAAACGTTTGCTTGATATCCTCGTCTGCCCCATTTGCAAGGGGCCTCTTCTCTATCGTCGGGAGGTGCGTGAATTGATCTGCAAGGCTGATCGCTTGGCCTATCCGATTCGCGATGACATCCCAGTGATGCTGGAGGACCAAGCGCGTCGCTTGGGAGAAGAGGAGGATGTGTAG
- the kdsB gene encoding 3-deoxy-manno-octulosonate cytidylyltransferase, which yields MCSVDFVVIIPARYASTRLPGKPLLEIAGKPMVRHVHECAVASGAGRVVVATDDERIYHAATGFGAEVVMTSAHHRSGTERLSEVVDHLQLSDSTVVVNLQGDEPLMPASLVCQVATVLHHHSAAAVATLSTPLEGIAEIFDPHVVKVVRDAQGYALYFSRAPIPWNRDDFTFWINGAISPPVAPIPTQKQEPREQYRGMYQRHIGLYAYRAGFIREYPTLPPSSLEQIESLEQLRVLYHGRRIYVDEATALPGPGVDIPADLDRVRTLLSQ from the coding sequence ATGTGTAGCGTGGATTTCGTAGTCATCATCCCCGCTCGCTACGCCTCTACCCGTTTACCGGGTAAGCCGTTGCTCGAGATCGCGGGCAAGCCGATGGTGCGCCATGTCCATGAATGTGCTGTGGCGAGTGGGGCGGGGCGGGTGGTCGTAGCTACCGACGATGAGCGTATTTACCACGCTGCCACAGGCTTTGGCGCCGAGGTGGTGATGACGAGTGCCCACCATCGCTCAGGCACCGAGCGGCTTTCGGAGGTCGTCGATCATCTGCAACTGTCGGATAGCACCGTGGTTGTGAACCTACAGGGAGACGAGCCGCTTATGCCAGCGTCCTTGGTCTGCCAGGTAGCTACGGTGTTACATCATCATTCCGCAGCAGCGGTGGCAACCCTGAGCACTCCTCTGGAGGGTATTGCCGAAATTTTTGACCCTCACGTAGTGAAAGTGGTACGCGATGCCCAGGGTTATGCCCTGTACTTTAGTCGTGCCCCCATTCCTTGGAATCGGGATGACTTTACGTTTTGGATAAACGGAGCAATATCTCCCCCCGTTGCCCCCATTCCGACGCAAAAACAAGAGCCTCGGGAGCAATATCGGGGGATGTATCAACGCCATATTGGTCTTTATGCTTACCGTGCGGGTTTTATCCGTGAGTATCCAACACTTCCTCCTTCTTCCTTGGAACAGATTGAATCCTTGGAGCAGCTTCGTGTTCTTTACCACGGCCGACGTATTTATGTCGATGAGGCGACTGCTCTTCCAGGTCCAGGGGTGGATATCCCTGCTGATCTAGATCGCGTGAGGACGTTGCTATCCCAATAA
- a CDS encoding hypothetical protein (Evidence 5 : Unknown function), which translates to MDFNLTLKGIKSPQEMIWTSQIFLPGVLDGEHYFRIEKVTAEKVIFRQGERYSGILLYLTWPVIK; encoded by the coding sequence ATGGATTTCAATCTGACGTTGAAGGGGATCAAATCTCCGCAGGAGATGATTTGGACCAGCCAAATCTTTCTGCCAGGGGTGTTAGATGGAGAACACTACTTCAGGATCGAGAAAGTTACCGCAGAGAAGGTGATCTTCCGGCAAGGCGAACGTTATAGTGGGATTCTGTTATATCTTACCTGGCCGGTAATTAAATGA
- a CDS encoding periplasmic protein TonB, whose protein sequence is MVLGPYRAKLFFHPVPSVLNTNGSGPQLIALFIALGLHTALLLGVGILVAKPVILTTPLSTLQVVAFHRRSPGADTIKAGAPKEYNLKKPSPSESLPTVPVPLLQSPPIIRKSQQSAPPIYPTPSPSSASPNAKRRFKPHLAKHFPPKFSNNTRPVRNTRAPSNDKSVVLPAPNNELAALGQQTGTAISPSLAEEPSNPVAYRNNPPPVYPLTARNRGIEGTVLLAVVVDVSGLPIQVEIRKSSGTLILDDAARKAVQHWRFEPARRAGQTLIATVEVPIRFYLVDP, encoded by the coding sequence GTGGTACTCGGTCCCTATCGGGCGAAACTATTCTTTCATCCAGTGCCTTCTGTTCTCAATACCAATGGTTCGGGGCCGCAACTAATAGCCCTCTTCATCGCTCTTGGGTTGCATACCGCCTTACTCCTGGGAGTGGGGATACTGGTAGCAAAGCCGGTAATACTTACTACACCTTTATCGACGCTACAGGTAGTTGCGTTCCATAGGCGTTCACCCGGAGCGGATACCATCAAGGCTGGGGCACCCAAAGAATATAATCTTAAAAAACCATCGCCGTCCGAATCTCTGCCCACGGTACCTGTCCCGCTCCTGCAATCACCCCCCATAATTCGGAAATCGCAGCAGTCTGCGCCGCCAATATATCCAACACCTTCACCCTCATCCGCTTCGCCCAATGCCAAAAGGCGATTCAAACCTCATTTGGCCAAGCATTTTCCCCCTAAATTTTCTAATAATACGCGACCGGTGCGTAATACTCGTGCGCCATCCAATGATAAATCCGTCGTGTTACCCGCCCCAAACAACGAATTAGCAGCGCTCGGTCAGCAAACCGGAACAGCGATCTCCCCCAGCTTGGCGGAAGAACCGAGTAATCCGGTAGCCTATCGTAATAATCCTCCTCCGGTTTACCCACTGACGGCTCGGAATCGAGGAATAGAAGGGACCGTACTATTGGCGGTGGTTGTGGATGTAAGCGGTCTGCCTATTCAGGTAGAGATCAGAAAAAGTTCCGGTACTCTGATCCTGGATGATGCCGCGCGCAAGGCAGTGCAACATTGGCGTTTCGAACCAGCACGTCGGGCTGGTCAAACACTGATAGCGACGGTGGAGGTACCGATACGCTTCTACTTGGTCGATCCATAA
- a CDS encoding periplasmic copper chaperone A, which translates to MRALPLFSIFSLAWFGIATLAQAEVTVMSPWVREAPPTAEISAAYMMLHNDGDTDQVLLEVTTPSFNRVEIHQTTMHDDMASMETEDSLLIPAQDGVALVPGGYHLMLIGVKKPLKVGDTVDLSLHFQGGETIEVHAPVHKDTGETIEAHTPILP; encoded by the coding sequence ATGAGAGCATTGCCCCTCTTTTCCATCTTCTCCTTGGCCTGGTTTGGTATCGCAACCCTGGCGCAGGCCGAAGTTACTGTGATGTCTCCCTGGGTACGCGAAGCTCCACCCACTGCGGAGATATCGGCCGCCTACATGATGCTACACAACGACGGTGATACCGATCAGGTGCTCCTGGAGGTGACAACTCCCTCCTTCAACCGGGTTGAGATCCATCAAACCACCATGCATGACGACATGGCCTCGATGGAGACTGAGGACAGTCTGTTGATCCCCGCACAAGATGGCGTGGCCCTGGTACCCGGCGGTTACCATCTGATGTTGATAGGGGTTAAAAAACCTCTCAAGGTGGGAGATACGGTAGACCTTTCCTTGCACTTCCAAGGTGGGGAGACTATCGAGGTACATGCACCGGTACATAAGGACACTGGAGAGACCATCGAGGCACATACACCGATACTCCCGTGA
- a CDS encoding conserved hypothetical protein (Evidence 4 : Unknown function but conserved in other organisms), which yields MVSNILLERRELLKKVATVGLVHSCGMLGMVQQVLAENTVNQGIVSASGEVTVNDRQVHKGTVIKPGQIVKTGENAEVIYVIGANAFLQHGTTEVHFGTNAIRNFMRVVTGRLLSVFGNGPKRILVPNASLGIRGTACHIGVEVDRTYLCLCYGELDLMLPTSQKEPISLKSSHHDHALYVPSHRNETIQPTLMQDHADSELKLLEALVGRLPTFMKG from the coding sequence ATGGTTAGCAACATATTACTTGAGCGACGCGAGTTATTAAAAAAGGTAGCAACGGTTGGATTAGTACATAGTTGCGGAATGTTGGGCATGGTCCAACAGGTTCTTGCCGAGAATACTGTTAATCAAGGGATTGTCTCTGCTTCAGGCGAAGTGACCGTGAATGATCGTCAGGTGCATAAAGGGACGGTGATCAAACCCGGGCAGATTGTAAAAACCGGAGAGAATGCGGAGGTCATCTACGTTATTGGTGCGAATGCCTTCTTGCAGCACGGCACTACCGAGGTGCATTTCGGAACTAACGCCATCAGAAATTTTATGCGCGTTGTGACTGGCCGACTCCTTTCCGTATTTGGCAATGGTCCTAAGCGAATCCTAGTACCAAATGCCTCTCTGGGAATACGTGGCACGGCGTGTCACATAGGTGTGGAAGTGGACAGAACCTATTTATGTCTATGCTACGGTGAACTAGATCTTATGTTACCCACCTCCCAGAAAGAACCCATCTCACTAAAATCATCGCACCACGATCATGCTCTCTATGTCCCGTCGCACAGAAATGAGACGATCCAGCCCACGTTAATGCAAGATCATGCGGATAGCGAGTTGAAATTATTGGAGGCATTGGTGGGGCGGTTACCTACATTCATGAAGGGCTGA